Proteins encoded in a region of the Agromyces protaetiae genome:
- the ddaH gene encoding dimethylargininase, with the protein MTSPAPSAPSSRARFRPAVTPARRAGAVLLSAAVVAAVAYAASTLALFIGNGQSPDVFGQIGGHFFVTSIMAWALLSITNALGATRRWFLALIAGLASAVLAAILGTSWTVLAGGNGMRPEMFLFVLGSLVSLNLVFIIAVVLAEVLLAGRVLRTVLAYAPDREQHRMALVRIPASNLAEGELTHRERVPVDQARADEQWDNYCAALVAEGWETIEVDAEPELADSVFVEDQVVMFGDLAVICSPGAESRRAETASVERAVRSLPGLTVQRIEQPGTLEGGDVLKVGDTVYVGASSRTNAEGIRQLRTILAPHGFTVVAVPVTKALHLKSLLTALPDGTIIGDAERVDTPSLFPRFLPVPEPEGVAVVELSPETLLMAASAPKTAEMLSGLGYRVVTVDISEFEKLEGCVTCLSVRVR; encoded by the coding sequence ATGACGTCCCCCGCGCCATCCGCTCCATCCTCGCGCGCCCGCTTCCGGCCGGCGGTCACGCCGGCCCGCCGTGCCGGCGCGGTGCTGCTGTCCGCCGCGGTGGTCGCCGCCGTCGCGTATGCGGCGTCCACGCTCGCACTCTTCATCGGCAACGGGCAGTCGCCCGACGTGTTCGGACAGATCGGCGGGCACTTCTTCGTGACCTCGATCATGGCGTGGGCGCTGCTCTCGATCACGAACGCGCTCGGCGCCACCCGACGCTGGTTCCTCGCACTGATCGCGGGACTCGCGTCGGCGGTGCTCGCCGCGATCCTCGGCACGTCCTGGACCGTGCTCGCCGGCGGCAACGGCATGCGGCCGGAGATGTTCCTGTTCGTGCTGGGTTCGCTCGTCAGCCTCAACCTCGTGTTCATCATCGCGGTCGTGCTCGCCGAGGTGCTGCTCGCCGGCCGCGTGCTGCGCACGGTGCTCGCGTACGCGCCCGACCGCGAGCAGCACCGCATGGCCCTCGTGCGCATCCCCGCCTCGAACCTCGCCGAGGGCGAGCTCACGCACCGCGAACGCGTGCCGGTCGACCAGGCCAGGGCCGACGAGCAGTGGGACAACTACTGCGCGGCGCTCGTCGCCGAGGGGTGGGAGACCATCGAGGTCGACGCCGAGCCCGAGCTCGCCGACTCGGTGTTCGTCGAGGATCAGGTCGTCATGTTCGGAGACCTCGCCGTGATCTGCAGCCCCGGTGCCGAGTCGCGGCGGGCGGAGACCGCGTCCGTCGAACGTGCCGTGCGGAGCCTGCCCGGCCTCACGGTGCAGCGCATCGAACAGCCCGGCACGCTCGAGGGCGGCGACGTGTTGAAGGTCGGCGACACGGTCTACGTGGGTGCCTCGAGCCGGACCAACGCCGAAGGCATCCGGCAATTGCGGACGATCCTCGCCCCGCACGGGTTCACCGTGGTCGCGGTCCCGGTCACGAAGGCACTGCACCTGAAGAGCCTGCTCACCGCGCTGCCCGACGGCACGATCATCGGCGACGCCGAACGCGTGGACACGCCGAGCCTGTTCCCGCGATTCCTGCCCGTGCCCGAGCCCGAGGGCGTCGCGGTCGTCGAGCTCTCGCCCGAGACGCTGCTGATGGCGGCCTCCGCGCCGAAGACCGCAGAGATGCTGTCGGGCCTCGGCTACCGGGTGGTCACGGTCGACATCTCGGAGTTCGAGAAGCTCGAAGGCTGCGTGACCTGTCTCTCGGTGCGCGTGCGCTGA
- a CDS encoding Glu/Leu/Phe/Val dehydrogenase family protein, protein MSITQVPAMPATASTPTTASTPTAPTAHTAVALPLDAPDHERVLITRGPRSGLVVIVAVHSTVLGQALGGARLWHYDHWTDALADALRLSQAMTLKNAAAGLARGGGKAVIAIPPGVVLDDTGRRAAMLDLGDAVESLGGAYMTAEDVGTSAELMAVVAERTAHVCGLPPEQGGVGEPADATAAGVHAGLVATLEHLTGSRDVAGRHIVIAGLGQVGGRLARQLAAGGARLTVTDVADGKRALAEELGAEWVEPEHAHRVEADVFAPCGLGGVLTEAVVRDLRVRAVVGAANNQLAERAVADLLRERGIAWAPDFVVNAGGVVYLDLASSPEVAAAELEARIAGIGGTVREVLRGAEAAGETTLGAAERLASERLGAHRTAAAETGADTPQ, encoded by the coding sequence ATGTCGATCACACAGGTCCCTGCGATGCCCGCGACCGCATCCACGCCGACGACCGCGTCCACGCCGACTGCGCCGACCGCGCACACGGCGGTCGCCCTTCCGCTCGACGCCCCCGACCATGAACGGGTGCTCATCACCCGCGGACCGCGCTCGGGTCTCGTCGTCATCGTCGCGGTGCATTCGACCGTCTTGGGTCAGGCACTCGGCGGCGCCCGCCTCTGGCACTACGACCACTGGACCGACGCCCTCGCCGACGCCCTGCGACTCTCGCAGGCCATGACGCTGAAGAACGCCGCGGCGGGGCTCGCGCGAGGTGGCGGCAAGGCCGTCATCGCGATCCCGCCGGGGGTCGTGCTCGACGACACCGGCCGGCGTGCCGCCATGCTCGACCTCGGCGATGCCGTCGAATCGCTCGGCGGCGCCTACATGACCGCCGAAGACGTGGGCACGAGCGCCGAACTCATGGCCGTCGTCGCCGAGCGCACCGCGCACGTGTGCGGGCTGCCGCCCGAGCAGGGCGGCGTCGGCGAGCCGGCGGACGCGACCGCGGCCGGTGTGCACGCCGGCCTCGTCGCGACGCTCGAGCACCTCACCGGCAGCCGCGACGTCGCGGGCCGGCACATCGTGATCGCGGGCCTCGGGCAGGTGGGCGGTCGCCTCGCGCGACAGCTCGCGGCAGGTGGCGCGCGGCTGACGGTGACGGATGTCGCGGACGGCAAACGCGCGCTCGCCGAGGAACTCGGCGCCGAGTGGGTCGAACCCGAGCACGCGCACCGGGTCGAGGCCGACGTGTTCGCGCCGTGCGGCCTCGGCGGCGTGCTGACCGAAGCGGTCGTGCGCGACCTGCGCGTGCGCGCGGTCGTCGGCGCGGCGAACAATCAGCTCGCCGAGCGCGCGGTGGCCGACCTGCTGCGCGAGCGCGGCATCGCGTGGGCACCCGACTTCGTCGTCAATGCGGGCGGCGTCGTCTACCTCGACCTGGCGTCGTCGCCCGAGGTCGCAGCTGCCGAGCTCGAGGCCCGTATCGCGGGCATCGGCGGCACCGTGCGCGAGGTGCTGCGCGGCGCGGAGGCCGCCGGCGAGACCACGCTCGGCGCCGCCGAGCGGCTCGCGAGCGAGCGCCTCGGCGCGCACCGCACGGCGGCGGCCGAAACCGGAGCCGACACGCCGCAGTGA
- the purH gene encoding bifunctional phosphoribosylaminoimidazolecarboxamide formyltransferase/IMP cyclohydrolase, with product MSGPQIDPSLYRERDRVRVRRALIAVSDKRGLVELATALVDAGVELVSTGGTSAAIAAAGLPVTQVAEVTGYPEHLDGRVRTLHPAVHSGLLADLRLDHHETELAQLGIKPYELVVVNLYPFAETVASGAEPNAVVEQIDIGGPAMVRASAKNHANVAVVVSPDRYTEIAAAVAAGGTTLAQRRELAREAFRHTAAYDIAVASWMGSAVAPDQPAEESPFPAWVAGSWTKDADLRYGENSHQRAALYAANGAPAPGIAQATQPHGKEMSYNNYVDADSAVRAAFDFAEPAVAIIKHANPCGIAVAAPGAADPIADAHRRAHECDPVSAYGGVIAANRVVTREMAETVAGIFTEVLVAPGFEPDAVEVLTQKKNIRLLTLPDGFAPTAVELRQVSGGMLLQQADRHFAPTAEWTLAAGEPADEATLADLAFAWTACRAVKSNAILLAAGGASVGVGMGQVNRVDSCKLAVERAGERAAGSVAASDAFFPFADGAQILIDAGVRAIVQPGGSVRDDEVVAAAKAAGVTMYFTGERHFFH from the coding sequence TTGAGCGGACCGCAGATCGACCCGAGCCTGTACCGCGAGCGCGACCGGGTGCGCGTACGGCGGGCCCTCATCGCCGTGAGCGACAAGCGCGGCCTGGTCGAGCTCGCGACGGCGCTCGTCGACGCGGGCGTCGAGCTCGTCTCGACGGGCGGCACGAGCGCGGCGATCGCCGCCGCCGGACTGCCCGTCACCCAGGTCGCCGAGGTCACGGGCTACCCCGAGCACCTCGACGGTCGCGTGCGCACGCTGCACCCCGCGGTGCACTCGGGCCTGCTCGCCGATCTGCGTCTCGACCACCACGAGACCGAGCTGGCCCAGCTCGGCATCAAGCCGTACGAGCTCGTCGTCGTGAACCTGTATCCGTTCGCCGAGACCGTGGCCTCGGGCGCCGAGCCGAACGCCGTGGTCGAGCAGATCGACATCGGCGGCCCGGCGATGGTGCGCGCCTCGGCGAAGAACCATGCCAACGTCGCGGTCGTGGTCTCGCCCGACCGCTACACCGAGATCGCTGCGGCGGTCGCGGCGGGTGGTACGACGCTCGCGCAGCGTCGCGAGCTCGCGCGCGAGGCCTTCCGGCACACGGCCGCCTACGACATCGCCGTGGCGTCATGGATGGGATCGGCCGTCGCGCCGGACCAGCCCGCCGAGGAGTCGCCGTTCCCGGCCTGGGTCGCCGGGTCGTGGACGAAGGACGCCGACCTCCGCTACGGCGAGAACTCGCACCAGCGAGCCGCGCTCTACGCGGCGAACGGCGCCCCGGCACCCGGCATCGCCCAGGCCACGCAGCCGCACGGCAAGGAGATGTCGTACAACAACTACGTCGACGCCGACTCGGCCGTGCGTGCCGCGTTCGACTTCGCCGAGCCCGCCGTCGCGATCATCAAGCATGCGAACCCGTGCGGCATCGCCGTAGCCGCGCCCGGGGCAGCCGACCCGATCGCCGACGCGCACCGCCGGGCGCACGAGTGCGACCCGGTCTCCGCGTACGGCGGCGTGATCGCTGCGAACCGCGTCGTCACGCGCGAGATGGCCGAGACGGTCGCGGGCATCTTCACCGAGGTGCTCGTCGCGCCCGGGTTCGAGCCCGACGCGGTCGAGGTGCTCACGCAGAAGAAGAACATCCGCCTGCTCACGCTGCCCGACGGCTTCGCGCCCACGGCGGTCGAGCTGCGCCAGGTCTCCGGCGGGATGCTCCTGCAGCAGGCCGACCGGCACTTCGCGCCGACCGCCGAATGGACCCTGGCCGCGGGCGAGCCGGCCGACGAGGCGACGCTCGCCGACCTCGCGTTCGCATGGACCGCGTGCCGCGCCGTGAAGTCGAACGCGATCCTGCTCGCCGCAGGCGGTGCGTCGGTCGGCGTCGGCATGGGGCAGGTGAACCGCGTGGACTCGTGCAAGCTCGCGGTCGAGCGTGCGGGGGAACGCGCCGCGGGCTCGGTCGCGGCATCCGATGCCTTCTTCCCGTTCGCCGACGGGGCGCAGATCCTGATCGACGCGGGGGTGCGTGCGATCGTCCAGCCCGGCGGGTCCGTGCGCGACGACGAGGTGGTCGCGGCCGCGAAGGCGGCCGGCGTGACCATGTACTTCACGGGCGAGCGCCACTTCTTCCACTAG
- the purN gene encoding phosphoribosylglycinamide formyltransferase codes for MLKLVVLISGGGSNLRALLEAASDPEYPARVVAIGADRDADGLVLGEEFGIPTFTVPFTAYESREAWGEALIAEVRRWDAELVVLSGLMRLVPPSVVEAFSPYLLNTHPAYLPEFPGAHGVRDALAAGVTQTGASLIVVDTSVDGGPIIAQERVPVLPDDTEHSLHDRIKPIERRLLIQAVHDIATSHLDLKEFTA; via the coding sequence GTGCTCAAGCTCGTCGTGCTGATCTCGGGCGGCGGTTCGAACCTCCGCGCGCTCCTCGAAGCCGCCTCCGACCCCGAGTACCCCGCACGCGTCGTGGCGATCGGTGCCGATCGCGATGCCGACGGTCTGGTGCTCGGCGAAGAGTTCGGCATCCCCACGTTCACGGTGCCGTTCACCGCGTACGAGAGCCGCGAGGCCTGGGGCGAGGCGCTGATCGCCGAGGTGCGCCGCTGGGACGCCGAACTCGTCGTGCTCTCGGGGCTCATGCGGCTCGTGCCACCCTCGGTGGTCGAGGCCTTCTCGCCGTACCTGCTGAACACGCATCCCGCCTATCTGCCCGAGTTCCCGGGTGCACACGGGGTGCGCGACGCGCTCGCCGCGGGCGTCACGCAGACCGGCGCGAGCCTCATCGTCGTCGACACCTCGGTCGACGGCGGCCCGATCATCGCGCAGGAGCGCGTCCCCGTGCTGCCCGACGACACCGAGCACAGCCTGCACGACCGCATCAAACCCATCGAGCGGCGGCTGCTGATCCAAGCCGTGCACGACATCGCCACGTCCCACCTCGACCTCAAGGAGTTCACCGCATGA